One window from the genome of Variovorax sp. PAMC26660 encodes:
- a CDS encoding site-2 protease family protein → MDISNLIQTVLIYALPVIFAITVHEAAHGYVARHFGDNTAEAMGRVTLNPMKHIDPIGTILMPLMLYFATSGAFLFGYAKPVPVNFGRLRHPKRDMVWVALAGPVSNFIQAILWALVLVALVAAGVSETFFIKMAQGGVLVNLVMWAFNLFPLPPLDGGRVLAGLLPNGPAQNFLARIEPYGFFIVMALVLAGVVSNYWLRPLMDVGYFVINLIITPLKALLL, encoded by the coding sequence GTGGATATTTCCAATCTGATACAGACCGTACTCATCTACGCACTGCCCGTGATCTTCGCGATCACGGTGCACGAAGCGGCCCACGGCTATGTGGCGCGCCATTTCGGCGACAACACGGCCGAGGCGATGGGACGCGTCACCCTCAACCCGATGAAGCACATCGACCCCATCGGGACCATCCTGATGCCGCTGATGCTGTACTTCGCGACATCGGGTGCCTTCCTGTTCGGCTATGCCAAGCCGGTGCCGGTCAACTTCGGGCGGCTGCGCCATCCGAAGCGCGACATGGTCTGGGTCGCGCTGGCGGGGCCGGTCTCCAACTTCATCCAGGCCATCTTGTGGGCGCTGGTGCTGGTGGCACTGGTCGCGGCCGGCGTCAGTGAAACCTTTTTCATCAAGATGGCGCAGGGTGGCGTGCTGGTCAACCTCGTGATGTGGGCCTTCAACCTGTTCCCGCTGCCGCCGCTCGACGGCGGCCGCGTGCTGGCCGGCCTGCTGCCCAACGGGCCAGCGCAGAATTTCCTTGCGCGCATCGAGCCCTATGGCTTCTTCATCGTGATGGCGCTGGTGCTGGCGGGTGTCGTCAGCAACTACTGGCTGCGGCCGCTGATGGACGTCGGCTACTTCGTCATCAACCTGATCATTACGCCGCTCAAGGCACTGCTGCTCTAA
- a CDS encoding tryptophan--tRNA ligase, with amino-acid sequence MASSSPAPLRVLTGITPSGTPHLGNYVGSIRHSVRQSVAPGVESFFFLADYHALIKVQEPEKIQRSTLEIAASWLACGLDPERVTFYRQSDIPEIPELTWFLTCVTGKGVLNRAHAYKAQLDKNVAKGEDPDTDVTAGLFMYPVLMGADILMFNAHKVPVGRDQVQHIEMARDMAQRFNHQYGEHFTLPDAEIDDAVATLPGLDGRKMSKSYNNTIPLFAARAYLQKQIASIVTDSRAPGEPKETEGSALFQIYQAFADADETEMLRKAYADGIGWGDAKQLLFERIDLEVAPLRARYDALMSNPAEIERILLIGAEKARDLSKPFMTRLRHAVGLRNLATGKGQGGTKAAKVARPSFKQYRERADGLFYFKLLDARGETLLQSRGFTSPQEAGRTIAALQEQRGAALATLAAQLEPLDTEGTRAVTEALEAMAEATTTTHGS; translated from the coding sequence ATGGCTTCGTCTTCCCCAGCTCCCCTGCGCGTCCTGACCGGCATCACGCCCTCCGGCACGCCGCACCTTGGCAACTACGTCGGCTCGATCCGCCACTCGGTGCGGCAAAGCGTCGCGCCCGGTGTCGAGAGCTTCTTCTTCCTGGCCGACTACCACGCGCTCATCAAGGTGCAGGAGCCTGAAAAGATCCAGCGCTCCACGCTCGAGATTGCCGCGAGCTGGCTGGCCTGCGGGCTCGACCCCGAGCGCGTCACCTTCTACCGCCAGTCGGACATTCCCGAGATTCCCGAGCTCACCTGGTTCCTCACCTGCGTCACCGGCAAGGGCGTGCTCAATCGCGCCCATGCCTACAAGGCACAGCTCGACAAGAACGTGGCCAAGGGCGAAGACCCCGACACCGACGTCACGGCAGGCCTGTTCATGTACCCGGTGCTGATGGGCGCCGACATCCTGATGTTCAACGCCCACAAGGTGCCCGTGGGCCGCGACCAGGTGCAGCACATCGAGATGGCGCGCGACATGGCGCAGCGCTTCAACCACCAGTACGGCGAGCACTTCACGCTGCCCGACGCCGAGATCGACGACGCCGTTGCCACCCTGCCCGGCCTCGACGGCCGCAAGATGAGCAAGAGCTACAACAACACGATTCCGCTGTTCGCAGCGCGTGCGTACCTGCAAAAGCAGATCGCCAGCATCGTGACCGACTCGCGCGCGCCCGGCGAGCCCAAGGAGACCGAGGGCTCCGCACTCTTCCAGATCTACCAGGCCTTTGCCGATGCCGACGAGACCGAGATGCTGCGCAAGGCCTATGCCGACGGCATCGGCTGGGGCGACGCCAAGCAGTTGCTGTTCGAGCGCATCGACCTCGAAGTCGCGCCGCTGCGCGCGCGCTACGACGCACTCATGAGCAACCCGGCCGAGATCGAGCGCATCCTGCTCATCGGTGCGGAGAAGGCACGCGACCTCTCGAAACCCTTCATGACGCGCCTGCGCCACGCGGTCGGCCTGCGCAACCTCGCGACAGGCAAGGGCCAGGGCGGCACCAAGGCGGCCAAGGTCGCCAGGCCCAGCTTCAAGCAATACCGCGAGCGTGCCGACGGGCTCTTTTATTTCAAGCTGCTCGATGCACGCGGCGAAACCTTGCTGCAAAGTCGCGGTTTCACGTCACCGCAAGAAGCCGGCCGTACCATCGCGGCTTTGCAGGAACAGCGCGGCGCTGCACTGGCCACCTTGGCCGCGCAGCTCGAGCCGCTCGACACAGAAGGAACACGCGCCGTCACCGAGGCGCTGGAGGCAATGGCGGAGGCAACGACCACAACCCACGGAAGTTGA
- a CDS encoding LuxR C-terminal-related transcriptional regulator produces the protein MSIYVIDDHPLMRDAIVMVLRRLRPAENIVELERLDKLAGSVQQRGAPTLFCLDLKLPDTNGVSGVIAVKQVYPNVPIAVYSAAPAADMEDACIEAGADTYIEKSASSNELAAALRGLLMAGSEDTEELPAANSGKLSKRQTQLIAMLDKGMSNRDIATDLEISEHTVKVHLWRLFRRLGVKSRTQALHFARTNGLLSG, from the coding sequence ATGAGCATTTATGTCATCGACGACCACCCCCTGATGCGCGACGCGATCGTGATGGTCTTGCGGCGCTTGCGACCGGCCGAGAACATCGTCGAGCTCGAGCGCCTCGACAAGCTCGCGGGCTCCGTCCAGCAGCGTGGCGCTCCCACCCTTTTCTGCCTGGACCTGAAGCTCCCGGACACCAACGGCGTCTCGGGCGTCATCGCGGTCAAGCAGGTCTATCCCAACGTGCCGATCGCCGTGTATTCGGCGGCACCGGCCGCGGACATGGAAGACGCGTGCATCGAGGCCGGCGCCGACACCTACATCGAGAAGTCGGCCAGCTCGAACGAATTGGCAGCCGCCCTGCGCGGCCTGCTGATGGCGGGATCGGAAGATACCGAGGAACTGCCGGCGGCCAACAGCGGTAAGCTGTCCAAGCGCCAGACGCAATTGATCGCCATGCTCGACAAGGGCATGAGCAACCGCGACATCGCCACCGACCTGGAGATCAGCGAACACACGGTGAAGGTGCACCTGTGGCGCCTGTTCCGTCGCCTGGGTGTGAAGAGCCGCACACAGGCGCTGCACTTCGCGCGTACCAACGGGCTGCTGTCGGGCTGA
- a CDS encoding sensor histidine kinase, which translates to MRHMANASIASLTPAPASADEAESWVRGELIRSLMRSARGSYFVSFALMPAMVGLNWGYVPRWELLTWLVAGVIATACRAWGARVYAVRYAGRSATAQQQFTERYGFIWSTSAVVWGFSILLFFERTPQVNQFMSWLIVAGVGTFPLNGLALHPPLLKRYVNTLFITMLGAVVIRLSFIVLQHPQFQYSYLMPILPILHWFLLLRAGRHIHETARNSLELLFHNHILIKSLTQQRQAAVSAVAMKNRFLASAAHDMRQPVLALSLYADWLRNEPELVLELAPKIVRATHAVNALFDSMFDLARIDSGQVRLHIERVDVSELLHDLELQYRPVAESRGLDFRVHVTEGSFLTDPIRVRRMIGNLLANAIKYTTEGGVLLAARQTREGMRVEVWDTGIGIAPEHLRDVFLEFYKVADHAGTSDGFGLGLAIVARLSHVLGHPVSVRSRVGGGSVFRVALHDADEAVAQARVSASGG; encoded by the coding sequence ATGCGCCATATGGCCAATGCGTCGATCGCCAGCTTGACACCCGCCCCGGCTTCGGCCGACGAGGCCGAATCGTGGGTGCGCGGCGAGCTCATCCGCAGCCTGATGCGCTCCGCGCGCGGCTCCTACTTCGTTTCCTTCGCGCTGATGCCGGCGATGGTCGGCCTGAACTGGGGCTACGTGCCCCGTTGGGAACTGCTCACCTGGCTGGTGGCCGGCGTCATCGCCACCGCCTGCCGCGCCTGGGGCGCGCGGGTCTACGCGGTGCGCTACGCCGGCCGCAGCGCCACGGCGCAGCAGCAGTTCACCGAGCGCTATGGCTTCATCTGGAGCACCAGCGCGGTGGTGTGGGGTTTCTCGATCCTGCTGTTCTTCGAGCGCACGCCGCAGGTCAACCAGTTCATGAGCTGGCTCATCGTGGCGGGCGTGGGCACCTTCCCGCTCAACGGGCTGGCGCTGCATCCGCCGCTGCTCAAGCGCTACGTCAACACGCTGTTCATCACGATGCTGGGCGCGGTGGTGATCCGCCTGTCGTTCATAGTCCTGCAGCATCCGCAGTTCCAGTACAGCTACCTGATGCCGATCCTGCCGATCCTTCACTGGTTCCTGTTGCTGCGGGCGGGGCGGCACATCCACGAGACGGCACGCAACAGCCTGGAGCTGCTGTTCCACAACCACATCCTGATCAAGTCGCTCACCCAGCAGCGGCAGGCGGCGGTGTCGGCCGTGGCCATGAAGAACCGCTTTCTGGCCAGCGCCGCGCACGACATGCGCCAGCCCGTGCTGGCACTTTCGTTGTACGCCGACTGGCTGCGCAACGAGCCCGAACTGGTGCTGGAGCTTGCGCCGAAGATCGTGCGCGCCACGCATGCGGTGAACGCGTTGTTCGATTCCATGTTCGACCTGGCGCGCATCGACTCGGGCCAGGTGCGGCTGCACATCGAGCGTGTCGACGTGTCCGAGCTGCTGCACGACCTCGAACTGCAATACCGCCCGGTGGCCGAAAGCCGCGGGCTGGACTTTCGCGTGCACGTGACCGAGGGCTCGTTCCTGACCGACCCGATCCGCGTGCGTCGCATGATCGGCAACCTGCTGGCGAACGCGATCAAGTACACGACCGAAGGCGGCGTGCTGCTGGCCGCGCGGCAGACGCGCGAAGGCATGCGCGTCGAGGTATGGGACACCGGCATCGGCATTGCGCCCGAGCACCTGCGCGACGTGTTCCTGGAGTTCTACAAGGTGGCCGACCATGCCGGCACGTCGGACGGCTTCGGCCTGGGCCTGGCCATCGTGGCGCGACTGTCGCACGTGCTGGGGCACCCGGTCAGCGTGCGTTCGCGGGTGGGTGGCGGCAGTGTGTTTCGCGTGGCGCTGCATGACGCTGACGAAGCCGTGGCGCAGGCGCGTGTGAGTGCTTCGGGCGGTTGA
- a CDS encoding VOC family protein has translation MLSHVFIGVTDFERAFPFYSALMSELGLKLRFRDDTKPWAGWQSPDAPRPLFLVGTAFDGNRASPGNGQMVALMATDRATVNRAHATALARGGVCEGPPGLRPHYHPDYYGAYFRDPDGNKLCVCCHTPPT, from the coding sequence ATGCTGTCCCATGTTTTCATCGGCGTGACCGACTTCGAGCGCGCCTTCCCTTTCTATTCGGCGCTCATGAGCGAACTCGGCCTCAAGCTGAGGTTTCGCGACGACACCAAACCCTGGGCCGGCTGGCAGAGCCCCGATGCGCCGCGTCCGCTGTTCCTGGTGGGTACCGCATTCGATGGCAACCGCGCCAGCCCGGGCAATGGCCAGATGGTGGCGCTGATGGCCACCGACCGCGCAACCGTCAACCGCGCCCATGCCACGGCACTGGCCCGGGGCGGCGTGTGCGAAGGCCCTCCCGGGCTGCGGCCGCACTATCACCCGGACTACTATGGCGCCTACTTCCGCGATCCGGACGGAAACAAACTCTGCGTCTGCTGCCACACACCACCGACATGA
- a CDS encoding phage holin family protein, translating into MMNNLTPFLIHWAITAVSLWVASHLFRGLKFDSTGALVVSALLLGLANAIVKPLLILLTLPLTLVTFGLFLLVINALMILLVAALVKGFRVSGFWTALFASIFISLLSIVIGSFVTSNDPAEKVQMPQSGNWL; encoded by the coding sequence ATGATGAACAACCTGACCCCCTTCCTCATCCACTGGGCCATCACCGCCGTCTCGCTCTGGGTGGCCAGCCACCTGTTTCGCGGGCTCAAGTTCGACAGCACCGGCGCGCTGGTGGTGTCCGCCCTGCTGCTGGGCCTGGCCAACGCCATCGTCAAGCCGCTGCTGATCTTGCTGACGCTGCCGCTGACGCTGGTGACCTTCGGGCTGTTCCTGCTGGTCATCAACGCGCTGATGATCCTGCTGGTGGCGGCGCTGGTGAAGGGGTTCCGGGTGTCCGGCTTCTGGACGGCCCTGTTCGCGAGCATCTTCATCTCGCTGCTGAGCATCGTCATCGGCTCGTTCGTCACGAGCAACGACCCGGCCGAGAAAGTGCAGATGCCGCAAAGCGGCAACTGGCTCTGA